The following DNA comes from Pirellulales bacterium.
AGACGCGGCTCGCAGACGATGACGCAATGCCCGGCCCTGGCGATCAGATCCGGCAAACATGAGGCGAACAGAACCTCGTCGCCGATGCCTTGCTCGGAATGGACGAGAATCGTCTCTGCTTCGAGCGATTCGCCGTTCCAGCGCGGCTGCGGATAGTGATCCAGCGGCACCTCGCCCGCCTTCTCCCGCCATTCGTATTCTGGCCAGCCGGTCTCGAAATCGCCCGCCAGCAGCCGGCAGCAGGCGAGGTTCCAACGGGCGTTGGCGAACAAGGGATCGAGACGGATAACGAATCGGAATTCGACGCTCGCCTCGTCCAAGTTGCCGAACTGCCGCCAGATGTTTGCCAAATTGAAGTGAGCGATCGGATTATTTGGCAGGAGTTCCGCGGCGCGGCGCGCCCAAGTAAGGGCTGCGTCGAGTTGTTCCAATCGATCGAGGGCCGCCGCCAAATTCAGGCAGGCGTCGCCATACTGCGGTTGGATCTCGATCGCTCGATGGTAATGAGCTATCGCCTCATCCTCGCGCCGCGAATCCGAGAGCGCCAATCCGAGTTCACAATAAATCCCGGCGTCGTCGGGACTCCATCGCGAGGCATCCTGCAATACGGAAATTGCCAGTTGGAGCCGGTCCGTCTTACGAGCGACGACGCCCAGTATGTGCAGGGCTCTCGGACAGAGCGGATCGCTACGCAAAATGCCGCGGCTGAGTTCTTCCGCGGCATCGAGTTCTCCCCGCTCGACACAAGAGATTGCGCCCGCAAGCATTGCTTGCACGTCTTGCATTGGGAATCCGTTCAGAGAAGAGTCGAGTCACAGGCGATTGGTGACTCGTATCTTTTCGGCGCGTTAGGGTTTACTTCGTCGCTAAATCTTCTCGCGGCGGAATTGTCGGTAGCCTCTCACGCTGAGATGGTGAATCCGCGCAGAATGCGGTGGAGCGAGAGAATGGAGATGCCTTGCGGCGGCCACCGCCCCATCCACGCCGACGTTAGCCGCGTCGGCTACAGGCGGCGAGGCGATTCTTCAGGGCAGCAAAAGATTGGCCGCCTGCGTGGTTGAGCGATCGTCGTTGTCCCACAGGGCGGTAAGGTGGCCGCGAATTCGCCGCTCCGCAGTGTGGAGATAATGCCGCGCGATGATCAAGTCGCTCCGAGTTTTTGCTTCGCCGTCGTGCGCGGACGCCCCGCCGTGGTCGGCCTGTCCGAATGTCGTGTCCAGCCGTTTCAGCACGCACGCGCTCACATAGAGTTCAATCGCCGACTCGCCAATTCGGCCGAGCTGGTATTCACGATCGACAATCCCCTCGCGATACGTTCGCAGCAGCCGCTCGACGTTCGCGCCGAATTGGGCAATCAGCTTGCCGAGCCGTCGCGCGTCCGGCTCCAATTCGGCATGGGACACGCTCACCTCCGGCGGGCGGAACAGCGATTCCATGCGCCGGCCGACAAAGTCGCTCAGCTTGCCGAAGTTTTTGAGCGGCCGTTTGAAAGCCGTCAGCACGGATTGCAGTTCCAGGCCGACATCGCGCATTCCGACCAATGCGACGAATGCTCGCAGCACGTCGTTGGCTCCTTCGCCGATCATGTTGATCCGCGCGTCGCGCATCATCCGTTCGTACGGCTCGTCGGTGAAATAGGCCTTGCCGCCAAAAATCTGAATCGTGTCGTTCACGATCCGCCACAGCGTGTCAGTCGCGAAAACCTTGAGCATGGCCGTTTCGAGCATGTAGTCGTCGTGCCCCGAATCGATCAGTGCAGCCGTGAGATAGGTGGCCGCCTCCGTCGCGAAGATGCCCGCGTTCATATAGGCCAACTTCTCCTTGACCAGCTCAAATTGTCCGATCGGCTGGCCGAATTGAATCCGCGTCGCGGCATGCTTTGCCGCCCGCTCGGCGCAGATCTTCGCCGCGCCGGTGCAGGTGGCGCCGAAGGTCGTACGGCCGAAATCGAGCACCGTCAGGGCAACCTTGAGCCCTTTGCCAAGCTGTCCTAGGACGTTCTCCCGCGGCACGAACATGTCGTGAAACGCCAGCCGGCTCGTCGCGGTGCCGCGCACGCCGCACTTGGGCATTCGCGCCTCAGTCACCTCGAAGCCCGGCATGTCCGGCGTGACGATGAAGGCCGTGATCTTAGTCTCCGTGCTGTTCGGGACTGGGGTACGTGCCATCACGGTGAGCACTTGAGCCAGGCTGCCGTTGGTGATCCAGCGCTTTTCGCCGTTAAGCACATACCCGCGGCCGTCGGGCGTCGGCGTGGCGGTGGTCTGCACGTTGGCGGCGTCGCTGCCTGCTTGCGGCTCGGTCAGTGCGAAGGCGCTAATCCAGCGGCCGCTCGCCAGATTGGGGAGCCACTTGGCTTGTTGGTCCGGCGTACCGAACAGCACGACCGCCCGCGGTCCGATCGAATGATGCGCATTAACGAACAGAGCCGTG
Coding sequences within:
- a CDS encoding acyl-CoA dehydrogenase family protein, with protein sequence MAATNREKQIAEAEELFGDRLAEVGFAKGLYFGRFLNRKLLSYPDFSSDYDTARRVEGLRQFCQERIDPVAIDREAMIPQDVVDGLGQLGMLGACLPTSCGGLGLSQTAYCRLLEVLGGHCASTALFVNAHHSIGPRAVVLFGTPDQQAKWLPNLASGRWISAFALTEPQAGSDAANVQTTATPTPDGRGYVLNGEKRWITNGSLAQVLTVMARTPVPNSTETKITAFIVTPDMPGFEVTEARMPKCGVRGTATSRLAFHDMFVPRENVLGQLGKGLKVALTVLDFGRTTFGATCTGAAKICAERAAKHAATRIQFGQPIGQFELVKEKLAYMNAGIFATEAATYLTAALIDSGHDDYMLETAMLKVFATDTLWRIVNDTIQIFGGKAYFTDEPYERMMRDARINMIGEGANDVLRAFVALVGMRDVGLELQSVLTAFKRPLKNFGKLSDFVGRRMESLFRPPEVSVSHAELEPDARRLGKLIAQFGANVERLLRTYREGIVDREYQLGRIGESAIELYVSACVLKRLDTTFGQADHGGASAHDGEAKTRSDLIIARHYLHTAERRIRGHLTALWDNDDRSTTQAANLLLP